A genomic window from Glycine max cultivar Williams 82 chromosome 17, Glycine_max_v4.0, whole genome shotgun sequence includes:
- the LOC100804810 gene encoding agamous-like MADS-box protein MADS2: MGRGRVELKRIENKINRQVTFAKRRNGLLKKAYELSVLCDAEVALIIFSNRGKLYEFSSTSSMMKTLEKYQKYSYSALETTRPINDSQNYQEYLRLKARVEVLQCSQRNLLGEDLAQMNTNELEQLENQLETALKNIRSTKTQFMLDQLSDLHHRETLLIETNNVLRSKLEETNNSQVQVSLALEAGGPSIQYTNFPPQSEGFFQPMGVNPTLQIGYNQTNPHDANVGASSLSMHGFASEWML; this comes from the exons atGGGAAGAGGGAGAGTTGAACTGAAGAGGATAGAGAACAAAATTAACAGGCAAGTCACATTTGCCAAAAGGAGAAATGGGTTGCTCAAGAAGGCTTATGAGCTCTCAGTACTTTGCGATGCTGAGGTTGCCCTCATCATCTTCTCCAACCGTGGCAAGCTTTATGAGTTCAGCAGCACCTCAAG TATGATGAAAACACTGGAGAAGTACCAGAAGTACAGCTACAGTGCACTGGAGACCACCCGTCCAATTAATGACTCTCAG AACTATCAGGAATATTTGAGATTAAAAGCAAGGGTAGAAGTTTTGCAATGTTCTCAAAG GAACCTACTTGGGGAAGATCTTGCCCAAATGAATACAAATGAGCTAGAGCAGCTTGAGAATCAACTGGAGACAGCACTGAAGAATATTAGGTCAACAAAG ACTCAATTCATGCTTGACCAACTTTCTGATCTTCATCACCGG GAAACATTGCTTATTGAAACCAATAATGTGTTAAGGAGTAAG TTGGAAGAAACTAATAATTCACAAGTTCAAGTAAGTCTAGCTTTGGAAGCTGGAGGGCCTAGCATCCAATACACCAACTTTCCACCTCAATCAGAGGGGTTCTTCCAGCCAATGGGAGTGAATCCCACCTTGCAAATTGG GTACAACCAGACTAATCCACATGATGCAAACGTTGGAGCTTCATCCTTAAGTATGCATGGATTCGCCTCTGAGTGGATGCTTTGA